One Effusibacillus lacus genomic region harbors:
- the udk gene encoding uridine kinase, whose amino-acid sequence MLVIGIAGGSGSGKTTVAQAIVSKLGDENVALISQDSYYKNFTHLPFEERKDINYDHPDSVDNQLLLNHLDQLRRGQAIEVPIYDFSQHARTCKTTHVPVKPVVVIEGILILSDRALREQMDIKVFVDTDPDVRILRRVMRDINERGRSLESVYDQYLTTVKPMHEAFVEPSKRYSDLIIPEGGHNEIAIDLLTSLLERYMSAGAKNPLQ is encoded by the coding sequence ATGCTGGTTATAGGGATTGCCGGAGGTTCCGGTTCGGGGAAGACAACGGTCGCCCAAGCCATTGTCAGTAAACTGGGCGATGAAAATGTGGCACTGATCTCACAGGATTCCTATTATAAAAATTTCACACATCTTCCGTTCGAGGAAAGGAAGGATATCAACTATGACCATCCCGATTCGGTAGACAATCAACTGTTATTGAACCATTTGGACCAATTGCGCAGGGGACAGGCCATTGAAGTGCCGATTTATGATTTTTCACAACACGCCAGGACTTGCAAGACCACCCACGTCCCCGTAAAGCCTGTGGTAGTCATCGAAGGGATCCTGATTCTTTCTGACCGGGCGCTTCGGGAACAAATGGATATTAAAGTATTTGTTGACACCGATCCCGATGTCCGGATTCTGCGCCGGGTCATGCGGGACATTAATGAACGGGGCCGGAGTCTGGAGTCTGTATACGATCAATACCTGACAACGGTTAAGCCGATGCATGAAGCATTTGTGGAGCCTTCCAAGAGATACTCGGACCTGATCATCCCGGAAGGCGGGCACAACGAAATTGCCATTGACCTTCTCACCTCATTGCTTGAACGCTACATGTCAGCGGGAGCAAAAAACCCGCTGCAGTAG
- a CDS encoding 4Fe-4S dicluster domain-containing protein produces MAGWQALLKTLVGGVAAYELLRLMQKGSKPTLRPPGARDEDEFLALCSRCGKCNQACPYDSIQMASVDFGLGLGTPYITARDNPCWLCEDFPCVNACPTEALSGIKVRSDVKMGVAVINKDACIAYKGLRCEVCYRECPLIDEAITLQYSLRPGDNIHALFAPVINPEKCVGCGICEHKCVVSDPVAIKVTPRGAGELL; encoded by the coding sequence ATGGCCGGTTGGCAGGCATTGTTGAAAACGCTCGTTGGAGGAGTGGCAGCTTACGAATTGCTGCGTTTGATGCAAAAAGGTTCCAAGCCGACTCTTCGTCCCCCCGGTGCAAGGGATGAAGACGAATTCCTTGCATTGTGTTCCCGCTGCGGAAAATGCAACCAGGCTTGTCCCTATGACTCGATACAGATGGCATCGGTTGATTTCGGCTTGGGGTTGGGAACTCCATACATTACAGCGAGGGACAATCCCTGCTGGCTGTGTGAGGATTTTCCCTGTGTCAATGCTTGTCCGACAGAAGCGCTTTCAGGCATTAAGGTACGGTCCGATGTGAAAATGGGGGTTGCCGTCATCAACAAAGACGCCTGCATTGCCTACAAGGGCTTGCGTTGTGAAGTCTGTTACAGGGAGTGCCCGTTGATTGACGAGGCTATCACTCTGCAATATTCATTGAGGCCGGGAGACAACATTCACGCGCTGTTTGCTCCCGTTATCAATCCGGAAAAATGTGTGGGATGCGGAATTTGTGAACACAAATGTGTTGTTTCCGATCCGGTTGCAATCAAGGTTACACCTAGGGGAGCGGGTGAATTGCTATGA
- the napH gene encoding quinol dehydrogenase ferredoxin subunit NapH translates to MRASVKKWMILRRTVQILILLLFLSPLFLVKVEGDNFFYGSLASSQIFGIQLSDPLGALQVTLAAKELHWGYLGSALLILTAYLLLSGRVFCSWVCPVNTLLETTDLLRKKLKLPDKRFARNTKVYVMLAVLGLSFAIGVPVFEIISPIGSVMRNLLFLWGIGLFFLTAIVLFDLLVSKRGWCRYFCPVGGFYQLIGRFGLFRVRIDHDKCVHCQQCKKVCFAEPSILEPAITGKESFVSAGDCSLCGACVDVCSHQALTLGLRPYNQPAQAGKSMTTNP, encoded by the coding sequence ATGAGAGCGTCGGTCAAGAAATGGATGATTCTTCGCAGGACTGTCCAGATTCTGATTCTGTTGTTGTTCCTGTCCCCCCTGTTCCTGGTCAAGGTGGAAGGGGACAACTTCTTCTACGGCTCTTTGGCATCCTCCCAGATCTTTGGCATTCAGTTGTCCGATCCGCTGGGGGCCTTGCAGGTTACCCTTGCAGCCAAAGAACTGCATTGGGGATATCTTGGATCCGCCTTACTCATTCTCACGGCGTACTTGCTTCTGAGCGGGCGTGTGTTTTGCAGTTGGGTATGCCCGGTCAATACGCTTCTGGAAACAACGGATCTTCTGCGAAAGAAATTGAAACTTCCCGACAAGCGCTTTGCCCGCAATACAAAGGTATACGTAATGCTGGCGGTACTTGGTTTGTCTTTTGCCATCGGTGTTCCCGTGTTTGAGATTATCTCCCCGATCGGGAGCGTGATGAGAAACCTGTTGTTCTTGTGGGGGATTGGCCTATTTTTCCTGACGGCCATTGTCCTGTTCGATCTGTTGGTATCCAAGAGAGGCTGGTGCCGATATTTTTGCCCGGTCGGAGGGTTTTATCAGTTGATCGGCAGATTTGGCCTGTTTCGGGTCAGGATTGATCACGACAAATGCGTGCACTGCCAACAATGCAAGAAGGTTTGTTTCGCCGAACCGTCCATTTTGGAACCGGCAATTACAGGGAAGGAAAGTTTTGTTTCTGCGGGGGACTGCAGCTTGTGCGGTGCCTGCGTCGATGTATGTTCGCACCAAGCCCTTACTTTGGGCTTGAGGCCATATAATCAACCCGCCCAAGCGGGGAAAAGCATGACCACAAACCCATAA